The DNA segment GTGGAGTTTCTGCGCCAGAGTCCGCCAGTCGGCACCACGGCTACAGGGTGGGTCAAGGCTGGTAATGATCTTCTGCCGAATGAGGAAGGGGATCTTGAAGGCACTGGGGCCCACTAGGGCTGGGACCCCCCCTTCACTCTCCAGAGCCAGCAGCTCAGCAAATCTCGTGTCCTaggggaaggaggggtggaggTGCCTCTTAGAACATTCATGGCCCAGGCCCACTGCCACCTCCAGCTGGGGGAGTATCCAGACCACCTCAGAGCATAGGGGCAGCATGGGCAATTTCCTGGGCACCCCTGGTGTGCCAGGGCCCTGCTCACACCAGAGTTTAGAGGGTCCCAAGCCTCAGAGGTATGGTGACctatccaaagtcacacagccagtaagcagGAGAGCTGTCTAGCctcattctcctcctctctccccatcacTCTTCCCCAGGTCACCTCTACTGACCACTCAGAACTCACTGAACTCTTCTCACTGCCTTTGTCCTCCACACTCAGTTCCCACTGCCCCTTTTCACTCATTGCTGCCTGTctcttactcatccttcaaggcaCTGTACAAAgttcctcctcctggaagccccagggcccctaggtggctctgtcTATCCCTCCTGCTGCTCCCACATCTTCTTCCATCTCTACCCCATGTCAGATTGTGATTGCATCTGTCTGCATCTGTCCGTCTGCATCTGCACCTCTCTCCCTGGAGACTTGGAGGAAGCTGCTAAGCAGTTTCTAGGAGGAGGTGGGCTTGGTGGCAGGGTAGGCCCAgtgagaaggggggtgggggtgagggcacATTTCAGCAGTGCTGACGCCCCCTTCTGCCCACCTTGGTGATGTTGAAGTTGATATTGAAGCTCTGCCCATCGCCTTCCACCTGCCACACCCACACCTTGCAGGCCAGATCACTGGTGCTGGGGCTGACGCGCTCCAAGGTGAAGGTGCAGTGCAGGTACTGCTGCGTGCCATTCCAGATGTGATAGAAGGGGATCTCCTGAGAAGACAGGCTGCGTCAGGCGTGCCCGGCATCGGGTGTGCCCACTCCAGGCACCCTGAGCGCCCTTACCTGGTAGCTGACGAGGAGCTTGCTCTTCCACAGGGAGCTGGGCACATCGTGGATGGACAAGCGTAGGTTGTGGTAACTGTCCTTGAAGTGAAGGACTCGAGGTTCCTGGATCAGCTGTCCTCCCAGCTGCTTCTCCAGCTGTACCACCTCCTGCGGCGCGCCCCAGGTTGTCAGCTGAGCCTGGGGCCCGGAGCAccctccccactgccacccctCCCAGAGGACCTCCCCGTGGCAGGGTGGGGGCATGTGGTACCTTGAGTGCGTCGTGGGTATCATGTAGGCAGTAGACTCGGATGTTGTATTCAAGGGAGGTGCAGGCCACGGGGGCAAACAGGAGCAGCTTGAGGCGCTTGGTCGCGGCCACGCTGAGGGCCTCTCCCACCAGGGCAAAGCGGCCCAGCTGCTCGGTGAAGACATAGCAGGCGCCGGCCTCCAGCTGGCAGTAGTAGAGGTGGGAGGGTGCCTCCTCACCCAGGTGCAGCACATCCTGCAGGCAGGGCCCGATGGGTCAGCTCATGGCCAGCTACAACTCTGAGGAGCAGCCAGACTGGGGAGAGGGTGGCTCGAGGGCCAGATAGGAAgcccaggctccacgctgagccccGTGCTCAGGTGGGTGGGCTCAGGGCCGTTCCTGCTCACCTCCCAGCTGCCCTCACAGGACTGCTTTTTGAGGCGCAGGCTCCAGCTCTCCGGGCAGGGCTCCCCACAGTGGTCCATGGCGAGGATGACGGGCCGGGTGAGCAGGACTCCAGGGGGCCCGCAGCTAACGATGGGACTCAGCAGGGTCTGGCAGCCAGCTAGGGGCAACCTCAAGTGGGGAAATATGGGTGCGGAGGGAAAAGCATCAGTGGGCTGTCTTGGGCGTTGGCTGGGGCAGGGTAGCGGCACCCCAGGTTGGTGGCCCCAGAGCTGGGTGGAGCTTATATGGGCAGTTCTTCCTTGCCCTCCCTATGGCTATGCCAGACCAAGTCTGACAGTGGGTGGGCAAGGGGCGTCATGGTAACTGAAGGCAGAGGGCAGAACCCGCCCAGCCCCAGCAGCAGGGCCCGCGCCCACACCTCACGTCCTCCGGCTTGTGCAGCGTGAGGTAGATCTCGTAGATCTTTCCTCGGGGTATGGCATCTGGGGGGATGAGGAGGCTGATCCCTGTGACAAagtgggaggagggctggggttTACCAGGGCTGCAAAGACACCAAACACCCCACTCTGCCAGCCTCTACCAGAGCCTCCCTTTGAGAACTGACCGGTGTCAGCCTGGCCTAGGGGACAGAGGTGCCATAGGCACTGCCAGGCTGTCCATGAGTCCTACTGGCCCCAAGAGAGGCTGAGAGAACTCAGGTGGGACAAGCATACTTAGTTAGCCTGGGCACAGAAAACTCTGGAACAAAATGTGTCAGGTATGCTATACCTACCTGACCCATCACCCAAAAGGCACTGGGTGGGACCAGGGCACtccctgcttaaaaccttccCTGCCTCCAGTATAAGGTCCAGCTCCCTGACCTGGCATTTAAGACCCTTCACCTATGACCCCAATTGCCTTTCCAGCAGCTTCTTCAGCACAGCCTGTGCCATATACTTGGCCATTCTGGAGCCACTTTCCTGAGCACTCCTCTGCCTAGATGCCCTGCCCTCCTGCTCTGCTCAAGCTTTCCTCCTCTCCATCGGCCCTGGCCATCTTTGGGGATAGCCATTCTCGGCCACCATGACTTTGCTCCTCATTTGGCAGTGGCCCCTACAGATGGGGCCGGGGCCTTTAACAACTTGGGTCCTTAGGTAGCCTTCCCTGGTTTGGGAGCCTTTGCACACACATCCTTCTGTCTGGCTGATTCACTTCCATAGCAGGGTCTTGCTGGGCAGCATCAAAAGTGCCTGCTCAGTGAGGAGTGGTTCCAGGGGAGGCACAATGGGACAGGAGCTGCAGAGTTCCTCTGGGGGATGGCAAAGGGTGGTCCTACTTCACCTTCCTGTTCTTTTAGGGCAGGGAGTCCCTACATCAGAAGGGGCTTCAGAGGCTAGTGaccagggaagagaaggaattcTACGACTTTATCCCACCAAGTCCAAAAGCTTACATTTATGCTCCGAGTGGGTAACTCTGAGATGGGCTACTTGGAATATCACTACTTCCCGAAACTGAAGCCCAGGAGATGGCATATTTACAGCTACTGCTCCCTtcatcagctctgtgctgcctCCTGCTACTGGCTGCCAGTGTTGGTGGCAGTTCCagagatccacatatgaatgctCTCTGTGGCAGAGGTATACACACTTGCACACTCATTCAATGAATGCTAATGTTGAGTACTTGAGGCAGTGAGGGAAAACCATGGGCCCTGCTCTCATGAGGCATCAGCCCCATGGGTAGAAACACAAGTGGATGGTGGTTAAGGGTGCtaggggagagcagggaggagcagcagcccccctgccccagggGAAATGAGAGGCTGATGGTCACTGAGTGCCCACTGTGCCTATCCTAAGAGCTTGACATGGACCATCTCACCTCATCATCCTAGCAGCCCCGTGAGGAGgacatgaggcacagagagggagagctgcCAGGCCAAGACCTGAATGAGAAGTAGCAGATGAGTCAGTGAATGGGGGCAGAGGGATCTGTGTGTGCAAAGGGCAGCATGGTGTGCTTGGAGTTCTGAGAGCCCACCATGACTGCCATGTGCAGGAAAAGAGTGCATAGGAGGGTAGGGGCCACTGTAGCTGGCTGGCAGGGGACAGAACACTGTGGCTGTGTCATGTGGGCTTTGTGGGGGGCACTGTGAAGCCCCCAAAGCAgttggagaaggggagggacatgATTAAGTCTTGTGTCATTGGGTGAATGCTTGAGGTAGGTGTGGTGGCCTGAGCCCGAAAAGGCAGTAGGGAGGAGAGCCAGGAGGATGCAGAAACATTTGAGGAGGAAGAATGATGGAATTGGTGTGTGACTGACTAAAGCTGTTGTGGAGGTGAGGGGGGACAAGTGAAAAAGACCAGGAAGTCACGGTGACCTCCAGTTTCTGGCTTGAGCCACTTGACTTTGCTGTCCCTGAGGTGGGGAAAGCCAGGAAGCAGGAAGttctgggggagggtgggagacagTGCTGTTTTAGGCATCAGGAATCTGAGGTGCTGTGAGACATCCAGATGGAGCTGCCCAGGAGGCAGCTGGGTGTATGATTCTGTCGCCCAGGAGAAAtgtggctggggctggaggagtgGGAGTGATCTGCACAGACATGGCGATTAAAGCCATGGAGTAGGCGCAACTGCTCGGCGAGAGGGTGCCAGGAGGGAGCTCTCAGGAACACCTACATTCAGGGAACAGGCACCAGGAGCAGCTGGAGAGGGGCAAGAAAATCAGGGGCATGTGGGGTCATCTCAGCTGAGGGGATAGAAAATTTCAAGGTGGGAACATCAGAGGCTGCTGTGCTTCCTCAAAAGGTCTTcagtagagattactgaaaatctttaaaaaaggatgACTATGGAAGGGATCTGTGGATTCTCTATCAAGAGGGGTTTCCGcgaggtggtgggtgggggatgccATGTTCAGGTGTTTGTGGTCTGCCATCTCTCCACTAGTTTGCCAGCTCCTTGGGGCTGGCACCTGTCCTACCTCTGGGCCCAGCGTCCAACGTAGAGTCCAGCACACACAGGCTGGCTGACTGTGGAAATGAATGGACAGAAGTCCTGTCCCTTAGGTAACAGAAGGGAAACACTCAGGCCATGGCCTCAGTGTCAGCCCTACTGCCAGCTGCGACTGGATCCTCTCCAAAACTCTATCCCCTTTCCTTGCTGGCCTGGCTCAGCACTTGGGATGAGGCTGAGCAGCACAGGAAGAACATCAGAGCTGTCCCATCCTCCTCCAGGAGAGACACAAAGGCTAGTCTTGCCTTTTAGAGTTCCCCGGGGCACTCTGGGGTCCTTCCCACCTGTATTAGGGATCATCAGCCGTCCCCCGAGGAAGTTGAAGGTCCCATAAGTCATGTTGCTGGTGCCGCGGGGCAGGGAGCGGAAGTAGTTCTGGGTAGAGAGGCGGGAGACGAAGTCCTCGGCCTCAGAGGTGGGTGAGCTGTGGTGCAGCGTGTGGCGCCCACCACCCAGCGGGCTGAGCAGGTGCCCATTGGCGAGCTGGAACTTGGGGCTTGGCCCGTCCTGCCGGGGACACAGACTGCCCtggcaggtggtggtggtggtgctgagGTCTGGCTGGATGGTGAGCAGGTGGGGATTGTCTGCAAGGGTAAAGACAGACTCAGTGAGTGGCACTGAGGTGATCTCTTGGGCAGCTCTTGGTGTGCGGGCCCGGCAGGAGTAGGGGCAAGGGGCACCCCACCTGCTTTGCTGGGCTTGATGCTGACAGGCTGGAAGCCTGAGGTGAGTATGGACGAGTCAGCCACATCTGAGTCTAGCCCTTCCTTCTTGCGGCAATAAACAAGGATGAGGAcgagcagcagcaggaggaggcacacagccacagcaattaggcCCACGTAGAGGGCCACGTCCTCGGGCCCGGAAGCAGCTGCGGGAAAGAGTGTGGCCTTGGGAGGGGCAGGGTGCAGCAGGCCGGGAAGGAGAGGTCAGTGGTCTACACCCCAGGAGGATGAGGCGCTCACTCCTTGGGCATCAGCACTAGCAGGGCTGGGGATACGGGTGGCAGGGAGCATGGAGTCAGCATGTGTGCATCTCAGTCCTGCATCTGCCTGCCACCACCATGCTCTGTCACTCTGGGCAAATCACATCTCTCACTGCTCCATTTGGTCTGAGGTTGCTGCTACTGAAggatggaggaggggaaaagataCTTCCCTGGACAGCCCCAATGGGCTGCTGGGCTGAACAGAAGCTCCTGGGATCCCCAAAGTAGGGGATCtgcttcttgggggggggggccgtCTGCCAATCTGGTTCCTAGCCATGTCCCTGGGCCAGAAGCAGTGGTGCTGGGGCTCTTCTTCTTGTCTGCCTCCCCaggcctgaggcagggctggggagggggtgattGACTGCCTGGAGGAAGCTTATATTGATTTTAGAAGGGCTTTGCATAATAGAAGAAATGTCCATCAGAAAGGAATTGACACAGATAATTAGGTTTTTAATTgaaagaatgggggagggtgtgttctagagaaaaaaatccaacagagATCTTTAATTGTTAGTTACGGCCTTGTAATTAACAGGCCTCACAAGCCTGGTGTCCCCAAAGGACTTCTGTGTGCACTTGGGGAACCATGTGGAGGTGAAGctgcaggagaggagggggatCCAGGGGCATGGTGTACATGGTAAAGGTTCACACGTATGCATGTTTCATGAGAGGTGAGAGAGGTATTAGGGTGTGTTAGGGATGGGGAGTTCCCGAGGGTCCTAAACTTTGGAGAAGGGGATACAGCCTGTGGCAGGGGGGCTGATCAGGGCCAATCCTGGCAAACTCAAGAGGACTCCTGGGGCAGAGAGGACTCACTGTGCACGCAGAGGTCGCTGGTACAATTTCGGGTGTCCAGGTCAGCGCCCCGGCACTCCTCGCCTCCATTGCGGGGAGCTGGGTCAGAACACTCACGACTCCGCCAGTGGGTGCAGTCGAGCCCACAGGCCGACCACTTGCTCCACGGGCTCCAGCTGCCATCGACTAGATGAGAGACAGACACGAACACAGAGGAGATGGTGCAGTTAGCCTGGGCAGCCAGCCTGGGCAGTTTGCCAGTGCGGCCCTGCTAGGCATCCAGACCTAGGTGCGATGCTGTGGTAAGGAGCACACCCTCTGGTGTCCAGCTGGCCTGGATGACGCATGCTAATGACAGGAGGCACGATGATGCCGGGCCTGCTTTGCTCTATCCACACTATGGGGCCGTCCTGGCCCTGGGGCAGCAAGGGTACTTGGTCCCACGATGACCCTCTGATTCCAGGCATAGGTGGTCTGTAGCCTCAGGCggtgccctgcccctgccccacactgTCTGTACCTGTCCTGATCGTACCTCAGCCTCTGTGACTCAGCCCCTCTGCCAAGGCCTAGCCTGGACACAGACCAAGCCCTGCTTCCGATCACACTAAACCCCATCCCAGCCTTGGACTGAGCCTGGCCTTGCGTGTGGGCGGGTGGGATGGAGCCATGGGGGGCAGGCTGGTGGGCACAATGGAGCCAGGGCACGGAGATGGCGTGGTGAGGAGCGATGCGGGAGGTGGCGGCCGCTGGTACCTGGGCACAGGGTGGCGCAGGCTGTTTTCTGGACATTCTGCCCCTCACAGAAGGCACCCCCGTTGAGAGGCGCCGGGTTGGTGCAGCTCCGGCTCCGTTTCTGCCAGCCGCGCCCACAGCTGGCGCTGCAGACGGACCACTCGGTCCACGTCGACCACCCACCGTTCACTGGCCGGACAGAGAAGGACTGGGGTCAGGGAGCGGGGGGGCTTCCTCAGACACACTGGCCCAGGGGccagggcaggagggcagaggggctgtAAGCTGGAAATGGGCGGACTGTGGCTGTGCTGGTGAAGAAGCCCTGGAGGGGAGCCCATGCTTGTGCTCACCggcccccagggcctggcagtATCCTCTCCACAGCCCCTTCTCCCAGCAGGTTCTGCAAGCACTCAGGGCAGCCAGCCCTGGCCCAGTCTTTCATGCAGGCAACTCCTGCACCCGCCCCTTCTGCCTGCTCCTAGGGTGCCTGGAACATTGTACTTCCCATACCTGGGACACAGGAGCATGGGCTGTAGTCTGTCACTTTTTCTAGACTCCCATCCTGTGCCCTCATCTCCATCTGCACGATGTCCCTGGCCCACAGGTAAGCCAAGGGATGGTCCAGCCACAGAGGACTACCACCTGTCCCACAACTCTGCCCAGGCATGCCCCTCGGCTCCCAGACAGCCACAGCAAgccctctccctgtccttcccagtGAGGCCATGGCCTGGTCCACTGGGCCCTGGCTCCATGGGGAGCCACCAACATGTCATCACCCCATATCCCTATGCCCGGGAGCCCCTCTGCCCCACCAGCGCTGGGGCCCACCGTAGACGATGACAGCAGCCGAGGCGCTGCGGCGACGCGCTACGATGTTCTTGGCCACGCAGGTGTAGTTGGCCGTGTCGGCCAGGCGGGCCTGTCGCACCACCAGGCTGTGTTCCCTTGTGATGTACACATTGGGGTCCAGGGACGGGTCCACCAGGTCCTCGTTCCGGAGCCACTCCACCTGGGGGAGGGAGCCACGCCACTGCACTGCCCGCCCATGCTGGCCCTACCTGGAGCGAGAGCAACCCCTGGGGGCATCAGGGCAGGCAGGACCTGAGACCTGGGAGCCCTACCCACCTGCGGAGCGGGCACCAGAGCCCCTCTCACCTCAGCCGGGGGGATGCCCTCTGGTGGGCGGCAGGGTAGCACGATGCCCTGCTCCAGGGACACCTCCTTGGCCAGCGGCTCCTGCTCGAAGTTCTTGCGCAAATCTGGGAGAAGAACAAGAGTGTCCTCCAGCCTGAGTGCCTCATGACAGCTTCACCTGACTGGCCCTGTGCCCTGGTCCCGCAGGGGCTGTGGCACGTGGCAGGAGAAAGTGCCAAGTGACCAGGGGGAACATGGGGGTGGCTGGGCCGTGTGCAGAGGCATTTCTCCACCCATCAAGGCAGGCCCTGAGGTTTTTCTGACCAGACTCTTCCCCCTAGTGATACCCTCTGGCCACCCCTGACCAAGGGCTAGGCTCTGGACTCACAGGCAATGCGGATGTAGGCCTTCTGACTCTTGGTGGTGCCCGAGGAGCTCCACGCCACACACTGGCACCAGTACTCCTCCAGCCCAAACACCTTTTCCACCTGCTGCCTCGAGACATTGATGCGGACCTCCATGGCGGGCAGCCCtggggggcaggagaggtggGTAGCCAGGGTCCTAGTCATGCCAAGCCTCACACGGTTCTTGCTGTCCAGATGTGTGGGGTCCCTACACCACCATGGCCACTCTGCTCAGAAGGAGCAGCCTGGAGGGAACTCTGGGGGAGCCCCAGGGGGTACTCTATTTATATCTCCTGAAAGCCAGGAGCCAGTCCTTAGCTCCTCCATTCATTATACTTTTTTACCCCAGGCCTGTCTCCCTGGAGTCACAGAAATGTCTCTAAATGGGCTTCCTGTTGTTTCAGAGACAACAGCACAGAGGAGCTTTGGGCTACAGGGACTGGCCTTCAAGGACCCAAGGCAGAAAGGGTGAGGTAGATAGGAGAGCCCTGGGgcttttgtgtatttaaaaaaaaaaaaaaaggtgaagaaggATCTGGTTCACCTCCCTGGGGTTAGCAGGTAGATCCTGACATGTAATAATATAGTAACAGCTATTAACAATATAATTACAGCGATTATGTAGTATGATAATAGACCCCTGGGGCTTAGCCAGGGTTTCCCACATGCTAGCTTATTTTCTTCAATCTACTCCCTTGGTCGGCATTGCTCCCACTCCatggataaggaaacagaggcttagagAGGCAGTGACTTGCCCATATCAAGAGAAAAACACTGGTGAGGGTGAGGGGGCAGTCTGCAAAGGTGAAGCTGGCTAGTGATGAGTATCTGGGACCCTCTCTGCCCCAACTGGGCTGGGCTGAAGAGACCCCTCTGAAAGACAGACTCAGCCCCCCTGTCCTCTGCCATACCTGGGCGCCCCAGGGGGGGCCCAGATCCTCTGAGGACCCAGAAGGGACGGAATGCCTGCCGTCCTTTGGGCCCCTGGCCCTTGGCCAAAACCAGTGTCCCCAGGAGTGAAAAAAAGACTGTTTCCAATTTCTCCTCCTCCTGACCCCAATTTCCCTCGGGTCATTGGCTtatcagaaagagggagagaggccgGGCAACCAACGTGTTTCCATTGTTAACAGAGAAATTCAATTAGGGCTGCATTGCAGGGAGAGCAGCAGCCCAGCTGAGCAGACAGGCCGGGAGGCTGTTTTCCCCCTTAATTTCTCTaacatgtctttctctgacctctgCCCACACCCCTCCTCATGAGTCTCTCCAGCTCCCACACTGGGCCCCCAGATTTTTCTCACTTGCCCCTGCCCCTAGCAAGTTCTCACAGGAGACCTCTGGCCAAGGTCATCATGGCTGAGCTCCCTCTGTTCTGGGCACTGCCTGGCACCCCTTCTCTCTAAGGCGAAGGATGTGTGCATTCTCTGGGGGTAGGGTGAGGCTGAGAACTGGGGGTCCCTCATAGGGTGTGTGTATAGTAGAAGGACCCTGGGCTCCAGCTACCTGTCAAGCACACTGGAGTCTTGGGGCATCTGAGAAGGAGCTGTGCATACACTTGGGGGTGGAGACAGGGCCCTCCTGCTCTAAGCTTCGGGGGTTAATGGTGAGAGACTTCCAGAACATTCTGAACTGGGTACATTTCCTGAGTGGACAGGTCTATGGATGGATGGACTGTTCCATCCCccatggtggtggtgggagcTCAGGAAACTCAGTCTGGGGAGAACGGCACTAAATTTAAGCACTCCtatttctttctccccatctcctcccctctctgtcctGCCACTGCCACCCCCTCATCTCCTTCCTGCTGCCATGAAGGAGGGCCAAGTTTGTCCACGATGTCCCAGATCCAGGCAGTGGCCTCAAGCACCACATGCTCCAGGAAGCTGGTGGACCTAGGGGGAGATCCAGACCCAGACCCTGTCCTGCTGGTTCTGGATGTGAAGACAGTGCCTTCCTCCCTGCAGGTCACCAAGCAGATGCCAGGAGAGAAAGGATGCATGGTCCCTGCTGGCCCCAGAGTGTGTGGGGTGTGAGTGGGTGTGTGAATGCTGTGGGCACATGGGGAGGCCCCAGTGTGGGTGTGCTGAGTATTTTTGGGAGGTGGAGGGTTAGCGGGGTGGGGTTGGGGCTCTGAGGCCAAGTTTGGGCTTAGGTTCTCATGTTCTCGCCAATCTGCTTCTAATAACCAGCTTGTTTAACGCACAATGCTTGGCTTCACAGATCTGGGGCTTTTATAGCATCAGCAGGTTTGGGTTTGAGGGTTTTCAGGCTTGGTCTCTCCTCCTGGCTTTCTGGATGGGAACTGGGGACAAGTCAGGGGAAGACAGGGGTGCTGTCTCCTGAGGTGTCCACCCAGCTACCCACACAGGAATGGGTGGGGCTAAGGATCTGTGCTGACCTATGACTCTACCATACCTGCCTGACCACAGAACATTCCTGGGGCAGGGTCTTTGGTCTCCGTGTCTGCATGACACCATTGCCCACTGCAGTGACATCTGTTTGTGAGCTTATCTCTTCTCAAAGCACTCAATCACTCTGGGTTGAAAAATCAACAAGATCAATACAAATTTGGATATGCTGGCCATGGGAGGCTTGAGTATGGATGCTCAGGGCAGGAGAGGGCCCCAGTGATTATGGGCAAATACGTCCCCATGAGCTCTGCTCTCTGCCTGGTTTGAAGGGAGCAAGACCAGAGCAGACTCTTGGGGACTCTGGGGTGGAGGCTCTTGGCATGTGTGACCCAGCCTATGACTGCTATGCAGGCATTAACCTGGGTCTCAGCCAAGACATGGATTCCAGAATTCCTGATGGTAGGAGACAAGGAGGGGTGTGTGGGGACACCTGGAAGGAGAGGCTGGGAGCAGCAGGAGGCTGGCCTAGAGCCTTCTAAGGAGTTCTAGACAGGCCCTGAACGATGCAGGAAGGCAGGTCTCCGACTgtagcttcctcctcctcctcacctgtcCTTTCCCTGGGGGATCTGCCACAGCAGTGGGAGGACTCAAAGTGGTGCTGGGCCCTGGGTGTGGagtagggagagaggaaaggcctGGAGCCGGGCTCATACAGGGTGCATGAGATCTCATGGCTTCCCCCACCAACCTACCAGCCCCcctaccccattttacagatgaggaaactgaggcccagtgagggGAGGCAGACACTGCCACCAGGTCCTAAAGCTGCAGGGCCAGGGAGGTTTCTGGTACCTCTGCTGGGGTCTGAAGGTGGGGGATCATCTTGGGGGCTAACCTAGGCCTGGCACAGTGCAGGTCCTCAGTTAACCTCTGAGGACTGCAAGAAAAACAGCTGCAGGCAGCAGCTGTGTGGAGGCCAGGGCACTGCAGAGCTCAAGGGCCTGGGCAGGAATCATTGACT comes from the Prionailurus bengalensis isolate Pbe53 chromosome A1, Fcat_Pben_1.1_paternal_pri, whole genome shotgun sequence genome and includes:
- the UNC5A gene encoding netrin receptor UNC5A isoform X1; translated protein: MAVRPGLWPALLGIVLAAWLHGTGAQQSATVANPVPGANPDLLPHFLVEPEDVYIVKNKPVLLVCKAMPATQIFFKCNGEWVRQVDHVIERSTDDSSGLPAMEVRINVSRQQVEKVFGLEEYWCQCVAWSSSGTTKSQKAYIRIAYLRKNFEQEPLAKEVSLEQGIVLPCRPPEGIPPAEVEWLRNEDLVDPSLDPNVYITREHSLVVRQARLADTANYTCVAKNIVARRRSASAAVIVYVNGGWSTWTEWSVCSASCGRGWQKRSRSCTNPAPLNGGAFCEGQNVQKTACATLCPVDGSWSPWSKWSACGLDCTHWRSRECSDPAPRNGGEECRGADLDTRNCTSDLCVHTASGPEDVALYVGLIAVAVCLLLLLLVLILVYCRKKEGLDSDVADSSILTSGFQPVSIKPSKADNPHLLTIQPDLSTTTTTCQGSLCPRQDGPSPKFQLANGHLLSPLGGGRHTLHHSSPTSEAEDFVSRLSTQNYFRSLPRGTSNMTYGTFNFLGGRLMIPNTGISLLIPPDAIPRGKIYEIYLTLHKPEDVRLPLAGCQTLLSPIVSCGPPGVLLTRPVILAMDHCGEPCPESWSLRLKKQSCEGSWEDVLHLGEEAPSHLYYCQLEAGACYVFTEQLGRFALVGEALSVAATKRLKLLLFAPVACTSLEYNIRVYCLHDTHDALKEVVQLEKQLGGQLIQEPRVLHFKDSYHNLRLSIHDVPSSLWKSKLLVSYQEIPFYHIWNGTQQYLHCTFTLERVSPSTSDLACKVWVWQVEGDGQSFNINFNITKDTRFAELLALESEGGVPALVGPSAFKIPFLIRQKIITSLDPPCSRGADWRTLAQKLHLDSHLSFFASKPSPTAMILNLWEARHFPNGNLSQLAAAVAGLGQPDAGLFTVSEAEC
- the UNC5A gene encoding netrin receptor UNC5A isoform X2, which gives rise to MAVRPGLWPALLGIVLAAWLHGTGAQQSATVANPVPGANPDLLPHFLVEPEDVYIVKNKPVLLVCKAMPATQIFFKCNGEWVRQVDHVIERSTDDSSGLPAMEVRINVSRQQVEKVFGLEEYWCQCVAWSSSGTTKSQKAYIRIAYLRKNFEQEPLAKEVSLEQGIVLPCRPPEGIPPAEVEWLRNEDLVDPSLDPNVYITREHSLVVRQARLADTANYTCVAKNIVARRRSASAAVIVYVDGSWSPWSKWSACGLDCTHWRSRECSDPAPRNGGEECRGADLDTRNCTSDLCVHTASGPEDVALYVGLIAVAVCLLLLLLVLILVYCRKKEGLDSDVADSSILTSGFQPVSIKPSKADNPHLLTIQPDLSTTTTTCQGSLCPRQDGPSPKFQLANGHLLSPLGGGRHTLHHSSPTSEAEDFVSRLSTQNYFRSLPRGTSNMTYGTFNFLGGRLMIPNTGISLLIPPDAIPRGKIYEIYLTLHKPEDVRLPLAGCQTLLSPIVSCGPPGVLLTRPVILAMDHCGEPCPESWSLRLKKQSCEGSWEDVLHLGEEAPSHLYYCQLEAGACYVFTEQLGRFALVGEALSVAATKRLKLLLFAPVACTSLEYNIRVYCLHDTHDALKEVVQLEKQLGGQLIQEPRVLHFKDSYHNLRLSIHDVPSSLWKSKLLVSYQEIPFYHIWNGTQQYLHCTFTLERVSPSTSDLACKVWVWQVEGDGQSFNINFNITKDTRFAELLALESEGGVPALVGPSAFKIPFLIRQKIITSLDPPCSRGADWRTLAQKLHLDSHLSFFASKPSPTAMILNLWEARHFPNGNLSQLAAAVAGLGQPDAGLFTVSEAEC